A stretch of DNA from Ovis aries strain OAR_USU_Benz2616 breed Rambouillet chromosome 14, ARS-UI_Ramb_v3.0, whole genome shotgun sequence:
CTTTGGCTCGGTCTGAATTCTTTCCCGCAGGAAACAAAGGACCCTCACTTGGCACTCAAGCCTAAGAATTCCTGACGGTCCGAGAATGGGACACTTCCCTCTCCCGTAACACCATGAATGCACAGAGCTGAGGAGAAAGTATACTTCAAGAGATCGTAATCTTGAACCTAATGCCTCTCATATTCGACTATGAAGAAACGCCAGGAAAGGTCTCACCGTCAAAAACAACTTTGTGGGAAtttactggtggtccagtggttaggactcctggCTTTCACTGTGgaaggcacgggttcaatccctgattggagaactaaTATCCCATCCCAAAAGCAGCAGTGCCGGGTGGGCACAATGAATAAATACAAGTTTTGTTTAGTGAGCAGTGCATGTAACGGGGCTTTTTTCAATGCCTCAATCGCCTAATCAGGGATGGAATTAATTAGTTACAGGTGACTCACTGAacaagatcctgatgctgggaaagactgaggcaggaggagaaggggcaacaggatgaaatggtcggagggcatcgccgactcaatggacataagtccgagcaaactccgggagactgTTTAGGACAGgagggcctggagtgctgcagtccacggagtcgcaaagagtcggacaagacttagcgacggaacaacaaaaatacaagtaACATAACTTTAATAATACAAGCCCGTACGcatgcgtgtacacacacacacgcgagCTTCTTTCATAAACACCAATATATTGCTAACGCCCGCACTACACTGTACTCGCCCATTCGGGCGGCAGCCCAAGCCGAAGACCCAGACGCCCGGCCCGCACAGCGCCGAGTGCCCGGGCCACCCTCCCCCGAGCGGCTGCGAACAGCGGCCGCCGCCCCGCTGCCAACATGGACCCTAGCCTGAGAACGCGCCGCTAGCCCGTGCAGCGAGAGGGAAACGGCCCGAGAACTCAGAAACAGCCACGAGCGCGAAGCACGCCCCAGCCGCCGGCCCGACCGGAAGCGCCCGCCCCAGAACAGCGCCCGCGCGCCGCGGTGGCTCCTGGGAGTTCGCGCGGCCCGAGTGCGCGTGCGCCGTCTCACCCGCGGGGGCCGGGAGCCTGGGAGGCCGCGGGACCCTGGCCGCTGGGGGTTAGCGCTTGGGGAGCGACGGCCGAGTGCGGGAGCGGGAGTGTCTGGGTGTGGCGACGAGCTGGACTGCTTCTATCTGGCAGGGGGTGCCCGCCTCTTCACAGGGCTTGACTCAGGGATGGGGCGGGGAGGCGCTTTGGAAACGGAGCGCGCGTGCGTACTGACGCCCGTGGAGGCGGGGCCAGGTGCCCGAGAGTAACGGACACGCGGGTGCGCGGTCGCCCGTGGGGCCGTGGTTTCGCGCCCAAGGGGGCCGGGTGAGCGACGGCTGCGCAGGCGCGTAGAGTCGCGGCCGATTTCTGGAGGGCGGAAGCGCGGCGGGTGAGTGGGTTAGGCGGCCTtggagggcggggggaggggctttgtggagggtggggcgggggtggtcgCTGGGGGGGTGTGTACCCGGGGTGTCCGCGTTGGTTTGTCGGGCGTCCTGTCCGCCTGCACGCTTGTTCTCCGTGTGGTTGTGGGATTTGCCTCACGGTTTCTGTGGGTGTTTGTTGAGGACTCTTCTGAGCTCTAGGAAGGCTGTGTGACTATTCGTTTAAATTTTtataccaactaaacaacaataagggAGAAAACCTGAAGAAAACgaatttataaaactaaaactgAATCAGTGtcgtacacttgaaattaacacaatgttgtaagtcAAGTATACTTTCATTTTAAGAAGTCAAGATCCTGTGAACCCATCTGTTGGCCTTTTTCTaatttgaccagttttcccactcATGCACTTTCAGGGAGAGACATTTAGACAGGAATGGCTGCCTCAGCCATGACGGAGTGTGAAGGAAATACATATAAAGCCCTCAACACAGTAACTGTCGTTGGTCATTTTCATCAGTGACCATTTTGAAGAACAGATGTGAAGACATCGCGCTAGAATCTCTCACAACTTGGAGAACCAGTAAATCTCAAAAAAGGTGTTGTGATTGGGCACTACTCTGTTTTGATGTTTTACAGGGAGGGTagataaggagaaggcaatggcaccccactccaatactctcgcctggaaaatcccatggacggaggagcctggtaggctgcagtccatgaggttgctggcagtcggacaggactgagcgacttcactttcacttttcactttcatgcattggagaaggaaatggcaacccactccagtgttcttgcctggagaatcccagggacgggggagcctggtgggctgccgtctatggggtcacacagagtcggacaggactgaagcgacttagtagtagaaGATAAGAGATAATGACACaaatttgatgctttttttttttttttaatagttccttCCATCTCCTCAGCTCCACATTCACAGGACTCTCTTCTTCAAGAGAAAGGCCTCATGAAGGGGAGCACGGCCACTGGACCTCTGGAAGGCACATCACAGGTGAGttatggtttgttttttcttacagTGACACCCTAAAGAATAAAGATTAACCCTAACCCTAGAGAATAAAGTCATCTAGTAAAACAGAAATTCTCATAAATACTGCTGTTATCAAGTGCCCTGAGCTTTaatcccacatccaaggacaaatttaaaaagaagtgagattttcttttccttactaGTTGGAGAACAGTTTCCAattcacacaaacacatattTAAACAAATAGGTTTTCCAGGATTCTAGTAAATTATGAAATGTACTTCAGTTCAAATGTACTTATCAAAAGAGAAATCTATAATccagtttatttaacttaagTGTACAGTTTTCACATTTCATTGAACGTACATGTAAATTTCGCCATTAAATACTGAGCATAAGTATATGCTGACcttatattcagattttttaaaaaatgttaagataaatggacaaatggaagaaaatggacaaATGACTTTAAGGATGTGATGTATTAGACATTATAGAATATATTAAACAATTAGAGAATCTAGAAGGTGGTAAAATTCCATCTACATATATTTGCACATTTAGTAAACTCTGGAGGGACAGGAAGACATATGTAAAGCTTTGGGCTGCAGTTGGAGGAAAAACCCATTCAGGACTGAGCTGAGGTCCTGGGTTCTGACAGTCTTCCCTTGTCTTCAGACTTTAGACAAactcaggagtgtttgtcagtCCACAAACACCACCAACTTGTACAAAATCCCGATTTGGTAGGAGAAACAGTAGATTAAAGAATAGTTTCCTACCAGTAAAGATGTGGGGGCCAGGCTGACATGAGCACTGCTGGCTAGAGACGAGACCCTGTCGGATGTTGCCGCTGGAGGCCAGGATCTGTTGATTAGAACCACAGGCTACAAACTCGGTGTAGAGGCACCATGGCTCCTGCTTTCCTCAAAAATCCTTGTTTTCCAAATAAGTTCCTGGAATGCTTTCCTCAAATAGGGTCCATGACCAGTTTTAACATTTTGGTTGATAATACAGGATAATTTTTCTTACCCAAAGAGTTGTTTTTCACTATCTATAATATGTATCTGTATTtggccaaaacaacaacaacaaaccctggATCCTCCAGTACACGCCACAATGCCTATGCACCACCTGCTGTTTTTCAGCCAAGACTTCCCTCTCCCTCGGGCCTTGTGGGTAAGAAAGTGTTTGCCCTTTCAGCAATCACTGACATTCCGAGATGTGGCCATCGACTTTTCCCAAGAAGAGTGGGGATTCCTGGACCCCGCTCAGAGAGAACTGTACacagctgtgatgttggagactTACCAGAACCTGGTCTGGCTGGGTAAGTGCACGCAGCCCTTTGTTCACATCTGCCTTCCGCTCTATCTTCCTCCTCCTGTTGGAAATCTCTGGGGACCTACAGTGACCTTTActttttgttccatgtcccataAAGAGCATAGTTAGGAATGGACAACTTCCTCCTTACTGTCCTTCCGGAAACCTTCAAATCTTGTCTGGCcgttcttttgtttttctgcccATTCTTATAAGGGCTTTGATCCTGATTCCGTGGTAGGGGGTGAATTCTTGGATGATAACGGCATGACcaactgccatttctttctctttccaaagGCATATCTGTTGCTGAGCCCAACATAGCCTTCCTACTGGAGCAAGGCCCACAGCCCTGGGTGATCAGGGAGGAGGATGCAGGAGCTCCAGGAGCAGGTGAGTCTGGGACCAAGCTGAGGGAAGGATGTACGTGCAAAAGGCCAgctgccttctgagatggccacAGTTTTGGGCATCTTCCTTCAGAGGGCCTCTGGTCTGAGGTCCCCAGTGGATCCACCTCTCATCGCCATTCACTATTCTACTTACCCACCTTTTTAAATAATTGACTCCAAATGTAAGCTTGTGATCAGCTCTCCACCTTTACTCTTTGGATTGTTTTTCACCACTTTATCCTTCATTCATTTCATAAGACTGTTTCCTCAGAAAGATATCTCAAAACTTGTGTTTTCTTTATGTATCCAAAAAATTCTCACTCTCACCTCTGATAAATTGAATAAATGCATCCATCCAAGAACTGTTCCATTAACAAACATATTCAATCTCTAGTTCTGGCCAAGAAAGGGAATTTTGTAAGAGACTAGAGCCCATCAAGGAATTTACTATTTAACAAGGGGAAGTAAGAGATGTTCTTAGAACAGGCACGTGAAAAGCTGCCCAACCttgctaattgttagagaaatgtaagtcaaaactacaatgacataTTACTTCACACAGgttagaatgaccatcatcaaaaagtctacaaaacaaatgctggagagagtgtggagaaaagggaaccctcctacactgttggtgggaaggtaaactgataacagccactatagagaacaggttcagttcagttcagttcagtcgctcagtcgtgtccgactctttgcgaccccatgaatcgcagcacaccaggcctccctgtccatcaccaactcccagagttcactgagacttgGAAGAGAACAGTatagaaattccttaaaaaactaaaaataaagttgctgTATCATCCAGTGGTCCTATTCTTGGGCATATAGCTGGAGAgatttctaatttgaaaagatacatgcaacctCAGTGTTCACttcagcaccatttacaatattGAAGATGTAGAAACAACCTTAATGTCCGTGGACAGATGAATGAAAAAGATGTATACATATACAGTAggatattactcagacataaaaagaatgaaacaatgccatttgcagcaatatggatggttGAGAGTATCATACTAAGACGATGATCatcctaagtgaagtaaatcagacaaagaaagacaggtattatatgatatcacttatatgtggaatctaaaaaaaaaaaaatgatacaaagaacttatttacaaaacagaaatggactagcagaaataaacatatggttaccaaaggggaaggtgggggcagggataAATGAGGAGTATGGAAATCACAGACACAAACGACTATGTATataatagataagcaacaaggatttgcTGCATAGCGCGGGGAACTAtatgtattcaatatcttataataacctataatggatataaaaggaaatttaaaaagaatacagatgtatacatatgtatgtagaatccagtcactttgctgtacacctgaaactaacacaatattgtaaatcagctatgctccagtttttaaaaagagatgttcCTAGATACCTTGGCAAAGTAGGAACCAAGATTGGATAATTTCAAATACAGTGGTTACTGCACACACAGCAGAGTGGCCAGAGATAAACACATCTGTGGGGGATGGTGCAGGGGTCTGGCCACTTGTATGTGCAGCTCACGTGTAGCATCTAGACCTTTTCAAGCCAAGTCCTGGGTGCACTTCTTGCATCTCATGGAAGACTGCTGCTGGGAATGCCCCAGCTGAGAACTGGTGGGGTGGACAGTACCCAGCTCTTGTGGGTGGTCTGGGCCATGTCAGCCCTTGATGTCTGTCTTAGTCTGTCTGAGCTGCTATAACATAAACACCGCAgaccaggtggcttaaacaacagatctttatgtctcacagttctggagatgaAGGTGCctgcagattcagtgtctggcaGGGCCatttcctggttcacagatgacCATCTTCTCACTGTGCCCTCATGTGGTGGAAGGTGTCCCTTTTAGAAGGGCATTAATTCCATTCATGAGagattaaataatatttcaatGGATATTTattaatcaattatacttcagttttttaaatttaaaacttaaaatgcatttcaaattaaaaataaggataataaggTTGCACAACATTGGcatgtatttaatgccactgaattgcatccttaaaattggttaaaatggtaaattttatgttttgtgtatttttccacagtaaaaacatttttttaattaaaaataggaataaacaGGTATTTGTTTCTAGCTTTTTCTGTTGGTGGAGTATGACAATAAATGTCCTTGTACATATATCCTTAAATACTAGAACCTTTTTGTAAGGATAGATTCTTAACAGTGGGGatatgtacatttatttatattaatgtgtttatatgtttgttttcagAGAATGAGTCAACACAGAAGAGTAAGGAATTGTCTTTAAGGAAGAGGAtaaaaggagaaacacaccaacaTGAGAGAGTGATGAAAAAAACGAGCAGCACGGGTAGAGACTATGAAAAGGCCTCCAGCACCAGGGCATACCTCGTCATCCATCAGAAgatgaagaaggaagagaagtgcTACCAGTGCTTCGAGTGTGGGAAATCCTTCTGTCGCCGATCGACTCTCATCCAGCATCAGAGGGTCCACACGGGAGAGAGACCCTATCAGTGCAGCGAGTGCAGCAAAGCCTTCAACCAGAAGGCCCACCTCGCCCAACACCAGCGCACccacacgggcgagaagccctACACCTGCGGGCAGTGCACACGGGCCTTCAGCCAGGTGACACACCTCACCCAGCACCAGATCATCCACACCGGAGAGAAGTTCCATTGCTGCAGCgagtgtgggaaagcctttagCCGCCCCTCCGCCCTTGCGGACCACCAGAGAATCCACAGTGGAGAGAAACCCTTCAAGTGCAAGGCCTGCGGCAGAGCCTTCACACAGAGCGCCCAGCTCCTCAGACACCAGAAGATCCACTCTGAAGACAAGCCCTACAGATGCAGCAAGTGCCCCAAGTCCTTCATCCGTCTCTCTTCCCTGACGGAGCACCAGAGGACTCACACCGGAGAGAAGCCCTATCAATGTGAGGACTGCCCGAAGGCCTTCTGCCGCCTCGTGCAGCTCACTCAGCACCAGAGGACCCACACTGGTGAGAAGCCCTACACGTGTCAGGAATGCGGCCGGGCCTTCACCTGCAGGTCCCATTTCACTGTCCACAGGCGGAGTCACACAGGAGAGAGACCCTATGAATGTCAGGTGTGCCGGAAAACCTTCAACAATCACTCCTCCCTGGTGACGCATGACAGGACTCACAGTGGAGTGAAGCCCTTCAGGTGCGATGCGTGTGGGAAGGCCTTCAGCACTTCCTCCTCGCTCTGTCAACATAAGAGGATTCATACTGGGGAAAAGCCCTACAGTTGCCACAAATGTGGGAA
This window harbors:
- the LOC114118079 gene encoding zinc finger protein OZF-like gives rise to the protein MKGSTATGPLEGTSQQSLTFRDVAIDFSQEEWGFLDPAQRELYTAVMLETYQNLVWLGISVAEPNIAFLLEQGPQPWVIREEDAGAPGAENESTQKSKELSLRKRIKGETHQHERVMKKTSSTGRDYEKASSTRAYLVIHQKMKKEEKCYQCFECGKSFCRRSTLIQHQRVHTGERPYQCSECSKAFNQKAHLAQHQRTHTGEKPYTCGQCTRAFSQVTHLTQHQIIHTGEKFHCCSECGKAFSRPSALADHQRIHSGEKPFKCKACGRAFTQSAQLLRHQKIHSEDKPYRCSKCPKSFIRLSSLTEHQRTHTGEKPYQCEDCPKAFCRLVQLTQHQRTHTGEKPYTCQECGRAFTCRSHFTVHRRSHTGERPYECQVCRKTFNNHSSLVTHDRTHSGVKPFRCDACGKAFSTSSSLCQHKRIHTGEKPYSCHKCGKSFRCRSHLSRHQQTHTGEY